Proteins encoded together in one Catellatospora citrea window:
- a CDS encoding ABC transporter ATP-binding protein yields MRPAIEVRQATRAYRVGETEVVALRGVSLTLHRGEHLAVVGPSGSGKSTLLQLLGGLDRPTAGSVLVDGRDTATLPQAELARIRNRVIGFVFQGFHLQPRASALDNVALPLVYRGVRRAERHRRAAEMLARVGLADRARHLPGQLSGGEQQRVAVARALVTEPAVLLADEPTGNLDSATGARLLDLLADLNAEHRVALAVVTHDHEVAARARRQIVMRDGRIVSDSSTGSDSDRHSDSGGGGGDSDSTVSDTSRHATAGPDRSGQGRRA; encoded by the coding sequence GTGAGGCCCGCCATCGAGGTGCGCCAGGCAACCCGGGCATACCGGGTCGGCGAGACGGAGGTCGTGGCGCTGCGCGGGGTGAGCCTTACCCTGCACCGCGGCGAGCACCTGGCGGTGGTCGGGCCGTCGGGCTCGGGCAAGTCCACGCTGCTCCAGCTGCTCGGCGGGCTCGACCGGCCGACCGCGGGCAGCGTGCTCGTCGACGGGCGGGACACGGCCACCCTGCCGCAGGCCGAGCTGGCCCGCATCCGCAACCGCGTCATCGGCTTCGTGTTCCAGGGCTTCCACCTGCAGCCGCGCGCCAGCGCCCTGGACAACGTGGCGCTGCCGCTGGTCTACCGGGGCGTACGCCGTGCCGAGCGCCACCGCCGCGCAGCGGAGATGCTGGCCCGCGTCGGCCTGGCCGACCGCGCCCGGCACCTGCCCGGCCAGCTGTCCGGCGGCGAGCAGCAGCGGGTGGCCGTGGCCCGCGCGCTGGTCACCGAACCGGCGGTGCTGCTGGCCGACGAGCCGACCGGCAACCTCGACTCCGCCACCGGCGCGCGCCTGCTCGACCTCCTGGCAGACCTCAACGCCGAGCACCGGGTCGCCCTGGCGGTCGTGACCCACGACCACGAGGTAGCCGCACGCGCGCGACGGCAGATCGTGATGCGCGACGGCCGCATCGTCAGCGACAGCAGCACCGGCAGCGACAGCGACCGCCACAGCGACAGCGGCGGCGGCGGCGGCGACAGCGACAGCACCGTCAGCGACACCTCGCGGCACGCGACGGCCGGCCCGGACCGCTCGGGACAGGGACGGCGGGCATGA
- a CDS encoding ABC transporter permease, producing MRIGEAVRVAVGALVAARLRTALTMLGVTVGVGSVMVLIAIGDGTRQEVAGRVDELGSNLLLVVPGKIEIGMPTVSRMQLSDVAAVTRIVGDPSRVAASVASGEMVQAGTAKTFTTVAGVLENNRSVLVRELARGAYLSRTDVDSARRVAVLGASVARALYGGTDPVGRQITVAGVRFRVAGVFAPLGQSLGVDRDDEVHIPLTTAQRLFATTRVDGLAVRATDPAGMSALGDRIVAELGRRHPDSTFSVVTQDQVLSVLGDILDVLTGVLGATAGISLLVSGVGVANIMLVSVRERTREIGLRKAVGARPADIGAQFLAEAVLLTSAGGVLGIALGAAATLAVERFTPLPTLLTAWSVALSFGVAATVGLAFGTLPALHAARLDPVPALRTE from the coding sequence ATGAGGATCGGCGAAGCGGTGCGGGTCGCGGTCGGCGCGCTGGTCGCGGCACGGCTGCGGACCGCGCTCACCATGCTGGGCGTGACGGTCGGGGTCGGCTCGGTGATGGTGCTGATCGCGATCGGCGACGGCACCCGCCAGGAGGTGGCCGGCCGGGTCGACGAGCTGGGCTCGAACCTGCTGCTGGTGGTGCCCGGCAAGATCGAGATCGGCATGCCGACGGTCTCCCGGATGCAGCTGTCCGACGTGGCGGCGGTGACCCGGATCGTCGGGGACCCCAGCCGGGTCGCGGCCTCGGTCGCCTCCGGCGAGATGGTGCAGGCGGGCACCGCCAAGACGTTCACCACGGTGGCCGGCGTGCTGGAGAACAACCGCTCGGTGCTGGTACGCGAGCTGGCCCGCGGCGCGTACCTCAGCCGGACCGATGTGGACAGCGCGCGCCGGGTGGCGGTGCTCGGGGCGAGCGTGGCCCGGGCGCTCTACGGCGGGACCGACCCGGTGGGCCGCCAGATCACCGTCGCGGGGGTGCGGTTCCGGGTCGCCGGGGTGTTCGCGCCGCTCGGGCAGAGCCTGGGCGTGGATCGCGACGACGAGGTGCACATCCCGCTCACCACGGCGCAGCGGTTGTTCGCCACGACCCGGGTGGACGGCCTCGCGGTGCGCGCCACCGACCCGGCGGGCATGTCCGCGCTCGGCGACCGGATCGTGGCCGAGCTGGGCAGACGCCACCCCGACAGCACCTTCAGCGTGGTCACCCAGGATCAGGTCCTCAGCGTGCTCGGCGACATCCTGGACGTGCTGACCGGCGTGCTCGGCGCGACAGCGGGCATCTCGCTGCTGGTCAGTGGGGTCGGCGTCGCCAACATCATGCTGGTGTCGGTGCGCGAGCGCACCCGCGAGATCGGCCTGCGCAAGGCCGTGGGCGCCCGCCCGGCCGACATCGGCGCCCAGTTCCTGGCCGAGGCGGTGCTGCTGACCAGCGCCGGCGGCGTGCTCGGCATCGCCCTGGGCGCGGCCGCCACCCTCGCCGTCGAGCGCTTCACTCCCCTGCCCACGCTGCTCACCGCCTGGTCCGTCGCCCTCTCCTTCGGCGTCGCCGCCACCGTCGGCCTGGCCTTCGGCACGCTGCCCGCCCTGCACGCCGCCCGCCTGGACCCCGTCCCCGCCCTGCGCACCGAGTGA
- a CDS encoding PPOX class F420-dependent oxidoreductase, which produces MTILTAEDVALLNEPQLAHVGVVDFDGSPHVTPVWVDTDGEHILFNTAKGRVKYNSMVRDPRVGISIVDKADNYRTLWVKGTVEFVEDGADAHIDKLAYKYLGKDSYPWRKADEVRVIVKVTPTVKLAQG; this is translated from the coding sequence ATGACTATTTTGACCGCTGAAGACGTCGCGCTGCTCAATGAGCCCCAGCTGGCCCATGTCGGCGTGGTGGACTTCGACGGCTCGCCGCATGTGACCCCGGTCTGGGTCGACACCGACGGCGAGCACATCCTCTTCAACACCGCCAAGGGCCGGGTGAAGTACAACAGCATGGTCCGCGACCCGCGCGTCGGCATCTCCATCGTGGACAAGGCCGACAACTACCGCACCCTGTGGGTCAAGGGGACCGTCGAGTTCGTCGAGGATGGCGCGGATGCGCACATCGACAAGCTCGCGTACAAGTACCTGGGCAAGGACAGCTACCCGTGGCGCAAGGCCGACGAGGTACGCGTGATCGTGAAGGTCACCCCCACCGTGAAGCTCGCCCAGGGCTGA
- a CDS encoding DUF6510 family protein encodes MEIFSDDFTDGNAMAGPLREIFAVDMTGATGRCVSCGDEGPVAGMKVYTHAPGLVARCPSCQEVVMRLVRGPSSAWLDLRGTMSLRIPMPAE; translated from the coding sequence ATGGAGATCTTCTCCGACGACTTCACCGACGGCAACGCGATGGCGGGGCCGCTGCGCGAGATCTTCGCGGTGGACATGACCGGCGCCACCGGGCGCTGCGTCAGCTGCGGCGACGAGGGGCCGGTGGCGGGCATGAAGGTGTACACCCACGCGCCCGGCCTGGTCGCGCGCTGCCCCTCCTGCCAGGAGGTGGTGATGCGGCTGGTCCGTGGCCCGAGCAGCGCCTGGCTCGACCTGCGCGGCACCATGTCGCTGCGCATTCCGATGCCCGCGGAGTAG
- a CDS encoding ferredoxin reductase, whose amino-acid sequence MARAAVSGGLSPRLVWRAARLVEFRDETPSARTLVFDVPDWPGHLPGQHVDVRLTAEDGYSTERSYSIATPADGTRVALTVQLVEDGEVSPYLIETLSVGDVIELRGPVGGWFVWRSADPAPVLLIGGGSGIVPLMAMIRARRAAGSKALFRLIYSSRTPEDRYYADELRTRARDDFGLDVSYVYTRKTPEGWPLPPRRLGVADVNNGGWPPDFQPACFVCGPTGFVEAVADILIALGHDARRVKTERFGPSGT is encoded by the coding sequence ATGGCGCGAGCAGCGGTATCAGGGGGACTGAGCCCGCGGCTGGTCTGGCGGGCGGCCAGGCTGGTCGAGTTCCGGGACGAGACGCCCAGCGCGCGCACCCTGGTGTTCGACGTGCCCGACTGGCCGGGGCACCTGCCGGGGCAGCACGTCGACGTGCGGCTGACCGCCGAGGACGGGTACAGCACCGAGCGCAGCTACTCCATCGCCACGCCCGCCGACGGCACGCGCGTGGCGTTGACCGTGCAACTGGTCGAGGACGGGGAGGTGTCGCCGTACCTCATCGAGACGTTGTCCGTCGGTGACGTGATCGAGCTGCGGGGGCCCGTGGGCGGCTGGTTCGTCTGGCGGTCGGCGGACCCGGCGCCGGTGCTGCTGATCGGCGGCGGCTCGGGCATCGTGCCGCTGATGGCGATGATCCGCGCCCGGCGCGCGGCGGGCAGCAAGGCCCTGTTCCGCCTGATCTACTCGTCGCGCACGCCGGAGGACCGCTACTACGCCGACGAGCTGCGCACACGGGCCCGCGACGACTTCGGGCTGGACGTCAGCTACGTGTACACCCGCAAGACGCCCGAGGGCTGGCCGCTGCCGCCGCGCCGGCTGGGCGTGGCGGACGTGAACAACGGCGGCTGGCCGCCGGACTTCCAACCGGCCTGCTTCGTGTGCGGGCCGACCGGCTTCGTCGAGGCGGTCGCCGACATCCTGATCGCCCTGGGCCACGACGCCCGCCGGGTGAAGACCGAGCGCTTCGGACCGAGTGGCACCTGA
- a CDS encoding molybdopterin-dependent oxidoreductase, translating to MGGIVSPGFRGRRGPEGGEVTLPPGQYLTEDFPVLTAGPTLRVPTDTWEFVIVTEAGEKHRWDWKQLMALPSERPTVDLHCVTKWSKLHTDWQGVSLDVLFEGVDTAADYALVHSYGGYTTNLPFEDLRNGQAWIVYRFDGEDLTPEHGGPARLLVPHLYLWKSAKWVRGITLSDEDTPGFWESAGYHDYGDPWREQRYQGD from the coding sequence ATGGGTGGGATTGTGTCGCCGGGGTTCCGGGGGCGGCGGGGGCCTGAGGGTGGCGAGGTCACGTTGCCGCCGGGGCAGTACCTGACCGAGGACTTCCCGGTGCTGACGGCGGGGCCGACGTTGCGGGTGCCCACGGACACCTGGGAGTTCGTGATCGTCACGGAGGCCGGCGAGAAGCACCGGTGGGACTGGAAGCAGCTGATGGCGCTGCCCAGCGAGCGGCCGACGGTCGACCTGCACTGCGTGACCAAGTGGTCGAAGCTGCACACGGACTGGCAGGGCGTCAGCCTGGACGTGCTCTTCGAGGGCGTGGACACGGCCGCGGACTACGCGCTGGTCCACTCGTACGGCGGCTACACCACGAACCTGCCGTTCGAGGACCTGCGCAACGGGCAGGCCTGGATCGTGTACCGGTTCGACGGCGAGGACCTGACGCCCGAGCACGGCGGACCGGCCCGGTTGCTGGTGCCGCACCTCTACCTGTGGAAGTCGGCGAAATGGGTGCGCGGCATCACGCTGAGCGACGAGGACACCCCGGGCTTCTGGGAGAGCGCCGGCTACCACGACTACGGTGACCCATGGCGCGAGCAGCGGTATCAGGGGGACTGA
- a CDS encoding citrate synthase, which translates to MADVNLETPGGHLSLEVQPAVEGPSGLDIGKVLKETGYVTYDPGFVNTAACTSAITYIDGDEGILRYRGYPIEQLAEHSTFLEVSYLLMYGELPSATQLSEFTERVRMHTLLHEDMKRFFEGFPRDAHPMAVLSAAVSALGTFYQDSQDPFDNEQVEISTVRMLAKLPTIASYAYKKSIGQPMLYPDNSLGYVDNFLRMTFGVPATGYEVDPVFAKALDLLLILHADHEQNCSTSTVRLVGSAQASLFASVSSGVNALSGPLHGGANEAVLAMLERIRAEGGDVQAFVRKVKDREDGVRLMGFGHRVYKNYDPRAAIVKNMAQDVLGRMAKPDPLLDLAMQLEEIALADDFFVSRKLYPNVDFYTGLIYKAMGFPTKMFTVLFALGRLPGWIAQWREMMSDPATKIGRPRQVYTGAPERNFVPVTER; encoded by the coding sequence GTGGCGGATGTGAACCTGGAAACCCCGGGTGGACACCTCTCCCTGGAAGTGCAGCCGGCCGTCGAGGGCCCGTCCGGGCTCGACATCGGCAAGGTGCTGAAGGAAACCGGGTACGTCACGTACGACCCCGGCTTCGTCAACACCGCGGCCTGCACTTCCGCGATCACTTACATCGACGGTGACGAGGGGATCCTTCGTTATCGCGGTTACCCCATCGAGCAGCTGGCCGAGCACTCCACCTTCCTGGAGGTCTCCTACCTGCTGATGTACGGCGAGCTGCCGAGCGCGACGCAGCTGTCGGAGTTCACCGAGCGGGTGCGCATGCACACGCTGCTGCACGAGGACATGAAGCGGTTCTTCGAGGGCTTCCCGCGTGACGCCCACCCGATGGCCGTGCTGTCCGCCGCGGTGAGCGCCCTGGGCACGTTCTACCAGGACAGCCAGGACCCGTTCGACAACGAGCAGGTCGAGATCTCGACCGTGCGCATGCTCGCCAAGCTGCCGACCATCGCGTCGTACGCGTACAAGAAGTCCATCGGCCAGCCGATGCTGTACCCGGACAACTCCCTCGGGTACGTCGACAACTTCCTGCGCATGACCTTCGGCGTGCCGGCCACCGGCTACGAGGTCGACCCGGTCTTCGCCAAGGCGCTGGACCTGCTGCTGATCCTGCACGCCGACCACGAGCAGAACTGCTCCACGTCGACCGTGCGCCTGGTCGGCTCGGCCCAGGCCAGCCTGTTCGCGTCGGTGTCGTCCGGCGTGAACGCGCTGTCCGGCCCGCTGCACGGCGGCGCCAACGAGGCCGTGCTGGCGATGCTCGAGCGCATCCGCGCCGAGGGCGGCGACGTGCAGGCCTTCGTCCGCAAGGTCAAGGACCGCGAGGACGGCGTACGCCTGATGGGCTTCGGCCACCGGGTCTACAAGAACTACGACCCCCGCGCGGCGATCGTGAAGAACATGGCGCAGGACGTGCTCGGCCGCATGGCCAAGCCGGACCCGCTGCTGGACCTCGCGATGCAGCTCGAGGAGATCGCGCTGGCCGACGACTTCTTCGTCTCGCGCAAGCTTTACCCGAACGTGGACTTCTACACCGGCCTGATCTACAAGGCCATGGGCTTCCCCACGAAGATGTTCACGGTGCTGTTCGCGCTGGGCCGCCTGCCCGGCTGGATCGCCCAGTGGCGCGAGATGATGAGCGACCCGGCCACCAAGATCGGCCGCCCGCGCCAGGTCTACACCGGTGCCCCCGAGCGCAACTTCGTGCCGGTCACCGAGCGCTGA
- a CDS encoding nucleoside deaminase: MATEPLASVDMPGEEAERWLALAVKFAVANVESGGGGPFASIIVRSGEVIGRGVNRVIRDLDPTAHSEIVAIRAACRQALHFRLPGAVLVSTCEPCPMCLTAALWAEVGRIVYAVDRHEAAAAGFPQVELYDLFEDPQHKWTVPVGKISIAQAQDPFEAWQRTKPQRQARP, translated from the coding sequence GTGGCGACGGAGCCCCTGGCGAGCGTGGACATGCCGGGCGAGGAAGCCGAACGTTGGCTGGCCCTCGCGGTGAAGTTCGCTGTCGCGAACGTGGAGTCGGGCGGCGGCGGACCGTTCGCGTCGATCATCGTGCGCAGCGGCGAGGTCATCGGCCGCGGCGTGAACCGGGTCATCCGCGACCTGGACCCCACCGCGCACTCCGAGATCGTGGCCATCCGCGCCGCCTGCCGCCAGGCCCTGCACTTCCGGCTGCCCGGGGCCGTGCTGGTCTCCACGTGTGAGCCCTGCCCCATGTGCCTGACCGCCGCGCTGTGGGCCGAGGTCGGCCGCATCGTGTACGCCGTCGACCGCCACGAGGCCGCCGCCGCCGGATTCCCGCAGGTCGAGCTGTACGACCTGTTCGAGGACCCGCAGCACAAGTGGACCGTGCCCGTCGGCAAGATCTCCATCGCCCAGGCCCAGGACCCCTTCGAGGCATGGCAGCGCACCAAGCCCCAACGCCAGGCCCGCCCCTGA
- a CDS encoding NAD-dependent epimerase/dehydratase family protein, translating into MRLLVLGGTVFLGRAVAAHALAAGHDVTCVARGTSGTVPAGATLVTADRDDPAGLAALDGDFDAVIDVARRPSHVRHAAAVLGSRIPHWVYVSSCSVYADQATPGQRAADAPLLAPLPLETDDATGENYGPAKVACEQALLDAVGPDRVLLCRAGLIVGPEDTTNRFDYWVARLAEGGEVLVPGAPAEAVQWIDVRDLAAWLVQAAEQRLAGAYDGIGAPVTRAEFFADIAAAVAAEPRLTWVDQDFLAAQGVGPWMGERSLPMWLPLPEYAGFLSRDVSPALAAGLSLRPLADTARDTLAWLATAPPRKPWAGITREDETGLLTTWHTDHPS; encoded by the coding sequence ATGCGACTCCTGGTACTCGGCGGCACAGTGTTCCTCGGGCGCGCGGTGGCCGCGCATGCGCTGGCCGCGGGCCACGACGTGACCTGCGTCGCCCGCGGCACGTCCGGCACGGTTCCGGCCGGGGCCACGCTGGTCACCGCCGACCGTGACGACCCGGCCGGCCTGGCCGCGCTCGACGGCGACTTCGACGCGGTGATCGACGTGGCTCGGCGGCCGAGCCACGTCCGGCACGCCGCCGCCGTGCTCGGGTCACGCATCCCGCACTGGGTCTACGTGTCCAGCTGCTCCGTCTACGCCGACCAGGCCACCCCCGGCCAGCGCGCGGCCGACGCCCCGCTGCTCGCCCCGCTGCCCCTGGAGACCGACGACGCCACCGGCGAGAACTACGGCCCGGCCAAGGTCGCCTGCGAGCAGGCGCTGCTCGACGCCGTGGGACCGGACCGCGTGCTGCTGTGCCGGGCCGGTCTGATCGTCGGCCCCGAGGACACCACGAACCGGTTCGACTACTGGGTGGCCCGGCTCGCCGAGGGCGGCGAAGTGCTCGTCCCGGGCGCGCCCGCCGAGGCGGTGCAGTGGATCGACGTCCGCGACCTGGCCGCCTGGCTGGTGCAGGCCGCCGAGCAGCGGCTGGCCGGGGCGTACGACGGCATCGGCGCGCCGGTGACCCGGGCGGAGTTCTTCGCCGACATCGCCGCGGCGGTGGCCGCCGAGCCCCGGCTGACCTGGGTCGACCAGGACTTCCTCGCGGCGCAGGGGGTCGGGCCGTGGATGGGGGAGCGCTCGCTGCCGATGTGGCTGCCGCTGCCGGAGTACGCCGGATTCCTGTCTCGCGACGTCTCCCCGGCGCTAGCCGCGGGCCTCTCGCTGCGCCCGCTGGCCGACACCGCCCGCGACACCCTGGCCTGGCTCGCCACTGCCCCGCCCCGCAAGCCCTGGGCCGGCATCACCCGCGAGGACGAGACCGGACTCCTGACGACCTGGCACACCGACCACCCGTCCTGA
- the recD2 gene encoding SF1B family DNA helicase RecD2: MSSPPAAAPDRPPGVVLEAVLERITYANEETGYTIARVATEKSGNDLLTVVGALLGAQPGESLRLTGRWGSHPRYGRQFEVWNYTTVLPATIVGIERYLGSGLVKGIGPKLAERIVGHFGVDTLRVIESEPQRLIEVPKLGPKRTKLIAAAWLEQQAIKEVMIFLQGVGVTTSLAVRIYKQYGDGSITVVREEPYRLAADVWGIGFRTADTIARAVGIAYDSPQRVKAGLQHTLSEAADNGHCFLPAPNLTTAAAKILAVTDSDGADLSVPAELITNCLRELIDEEGVVREDVPGADGLVPAIYLVPFHRAERGLAGSLLSLLNTSRDRLSAFDGVDWAKALVWLKARTGHELAPEQEQAVRLALTEKVAVLTGGPGCGKSFTVRSIVELARAKRAKIVLAAPTGRAAKRLAELTGHEATTVHRLLKLQPGGDPSYDRDNPLDADLVVVDEASMLDLILANKLVKAVAPGAHLLLVGDVDQLPSVGAGEVLRDLLNADVVPRVRLTQIFRQAQQSGVVVNAHRVNAGEFPQLKGFPDFFFFECDDSEATAPLVVDLVSQRIPRKFGLDARRDIQVLTPMHRGPAGAGNLNQLLQQALTPAVEGRPERRYGGRVYRVGDKVTQIRNNYDKGTAGVFNGTVGVVTGMAPDDHKLTVRTDEDEDVEYGFDELDELVHAYAISIHRSQGSEYPAVVVPLTTSAWMMLQRNLLYTAITRAKKLVVLAGSTRALAVAVRTLGAGRRHTALDHRLLPPA, encoded by the coding sequence TTGTCCTCGCCCCCGGCCGCCGCGCCGGACCGCCCGCCGGGTGTCGTGCTGGAGGCGGTGCTCGAACGCATCACCTACGCCAATGAGGAGACCGGCTACACGATCGCCCGGGTGGCGACCGAGAAGTCCGGCAACGACCTGCTCACCGTGGTCGGCGCGCTGCTCGGCGCGCAGCCGGGGGAGAGCCTGCGGCTGACCGGGCGCTGGGGTTCGCACCCGCGCTACGGCCGCCAGTTCGAGGTGTGGAACTACACCACCGTGCTGCCGGCGACGATCGTCGGCATCGAGCGCTATCTCGGCTCCGGCCTGGTCAAGGGCATCGGCCCGAAGCTCGCCGAGCGCATCGTCGGGCATTTCGGCGTGGACACATTGCGGGTGATCGAGTCCGAGCCGCAGCGGCTGATCGAGGTGCCGAAACTCGGCCCGAAGCGCACCAAGCTGATCGCCGCGGCCTGGCTGGAGCAGCAGGCGATCAAGGAAGTCATGATCTTCCTGCAGGGTGTGGGGGTGACCACCTCGCTCGCCGTGCGCATCTACAAGCAGTACGGCGACGGCTCCATCACCGTCGTGCGCGAGGAGCCGTACCGGCTGGCCGCCGACGTGTGGGGGATCGGGTTCCGCACCGCCGACACCATCGCCCGCGCGGTCGGCATCGCCTACGACAGCCCGCAGCGGGTCAAGGCCGGCCTGCAGCACACGCTCAGCGAGGCCGCCGACAACGGCCACTGCTTCCTGCCCGCCCCGAACCTCACCACCGCCGCCGCGAAGATCCTCGCCGTCACCGACTCCGACGGGGCGGACCTGAGCGTGCCCGCCGAGCTCATCACGAACTGCCTGCGTGAGCTGATCGACGAGGAGGGTGTGGTCCGCGAGGACGTGCCGGGCGCGGACGGTTTGGTGCCCGCCATCTACCTGGTGCCGTTCCACCGCGCCGAGCGCGGCCTCGCCGGGAGTCTGCTGAGCCTGCTCAACACCTCGCGCGACCGGCTGTCCGCGTTCGACGGCGTCGACTGGGCCAAGGCCCTGGTCTGGCTGAAGGCCCGCACCGGCCACGAACTGGCCCCCGAGCAGGAGCAGGCGGTGCGGCTCGCGCTGACCGAGAAGGTCGCGGTGCTGACCGGCGGTCCGGGCTGCGGCAAGAGCTTCACCGTACGCTCGATCGTCGAACTGGCCCGCGCCAAGCGTGCGAAGATCGTGCTGGCCGCGCCGACCGGCCGGGCCGCCAAACGGCTCGCCGAGCTGACCGGCCACGAGGCGACCACCGTGCACCGGCTGCTCAAGCTCCAGCCGGGCGGCGACCCGAGCTACGACCGGGACAACCCGCTCGACGCCGACCTGGTCGTCGTCGACGAGGCCTCCATGCTCGACCTGATCCTGGCGAACAAGCTGGTCAAGGCCGTCGCGCCCGGGGCGCACCTGCTGCTCGTCGGCGACGTCGACCAGCTGCCCTCGGTCGGCGCGGGCGAGGTGCTGCGGGACCTGCTCAACGCCGACGTCGTGCCCCGCGTACGGCTGACCCAGATCTTCCGGCAGGCGCAGCAGTCCGGCGTCGTGGTCAACGCGCACCGCGTCAACGCGGGCGAGTTCCCGCAGCTCAAAGGCTTTCCTGATTTCTTCTTCTTCGAGTGCGACGACAGCGAGGCGACCGCGCCGCTGGTGGTCGACCTGGTGTCGCAGCGCATCCCGAGGAAGTTCGGCCTCGATGCGCGCCGCGACATCCAGGTGCTCACCCCGATGCACCGCGGCCCGGCCGGCGCGGGCAACCTCAACCAGCTGCTCCAGCAGGCGCTGACCCCGGCGGTCGAGGGCCGCCCCGAGCGCCGCTACGGCGGGCGGGTGTACCGGGTCGGCGACAAGGTCACCCAGATCCGCAACAACTACGACAAGGGCACGGCCGGGGTGTTCAACGGCACCGTCGGCGTGGTCACCGGCATGGCCCCCGACGACCACAAGCTGACCGTGCGCACCGACGAGGACGAGGACGTCGAGTACGGCTTCGACGAGCTCGACGAGCTGGTCCACGCGTACGCCATCAGCATCCACCGCTCGCAGGGCTCGGAGTATCCCGCCGTGGTCGTGCCGCTGACCACCAGCGCCTGGATGATGCTGCAGCGCAACCTGCTCTACACGGCGATCACCCGGGCCAAGAAGCTGGTCGTGCTCGCCGGGTCGACCCGGGCGCTCGCGGTCGCGGTGCGCACCCTCGGCGCGGGCCGCCGCCACACCGCCCTCGACCACCGCCTCCTCCCACCCGCCTGA